One genomic window of Pecten maximus chromosome 3, xPecMax1.1, whole genome shotgun sequence includes the following:
- the LOC117324459 gene encoding protein angel homolog 2-like isoform X2 produces MDVIKDPNGPRLDDTSTTKSQKRRYSSGSSSSTSQQACTSEVIKDQMRHDDPAIIDLTFDDQTIIDLTVTSSNLETNTPNLKHRDLEKSAVKQDNSMGPLFSRLKESKHFQRESPSGFPEQLERFSEHENRTSQCSLNPPSKKHKTDEQNIIPELAKENDVEARPYKSQRKWEWTSIGRQCLFENRRCSGTDFTVMSYNVLAQNLLHDNMYLYLNSEEKHLQWDYRKHILLREIKEHLPDILCLQEVNLEHYKSFFIPELAELGYKGEFQKRTGNDKFDGCATFYNTNRFKMVKCWHLCYHRQYRILDRDNVAVILKLQPITKQKHSPEICVANTHLLFNPRRGDVKFAQMVLLLAEIDKLTSTLTSDGQTSHIPTIACGDFNLVPKSDLYKFLVEGYIHFEGLLANTLSGQRGGRRGRDTYLDSNFLPSELNISKYCTYSKDSQLDLSPSNQKSQDCSQNEMFSCSSQLVPSSMQRSTSEMGQGSGCLWHNLKLVSSYKHRIERLGKSAQEVTTYHGHDSAIVDYIFYNITDRDAKKGKLALLGRWGLLSEKELCQIGTFPCKNHPSDHLPLISRFLLE; encoded by the exons ATGGATGTGATAAAAGATCCCAATGGACCGAGATTAGATGACACTTCAACTACAAAGTCTCAAAAAAGGAGGTACAGCAGTGGAAGCAGTTCCTCTACTTCACAACAGGCATGTACGTCAGAAGTGATCAAGGATCAGATGAGACATGACGACCCAGCGATAATCGACTTAACTTTTGATGACCAAACCATCATTGATTTAACGGTTACTAGTAGTAACTTGGAAACAAACACTCCAAACTTAAAACACAGAGATCTAGAAAAATCTGCAGTGAAACAGGACAATTCAATGGGGCCACTGTTCTCAAGACTGAAGGAAAGCAAACATTTCCAAAGAGAGTCTCCTTCAGGTTTCCCAGAACAGTTGGAAAGATTCAGTGAGCATGAAAACAGAACAAGCCAATGCTCACTAAACCCTCCATCTAAGAAGCACAAAACAGATGAACAAAACATAATCCCAG AATTAGCCAAGGAAAATGATGTTGAAGCTCGTCCATACAAGTCACAACGGAAATGGGAGTGGACATCCATCGGGAGGCAGTGTTTATTTGAAAATCGTCGCTGCAGTGGCACAGACTTTACTGTCATGTCCTATAATGTTTTGGCCCAGAACTTGCTCCATGacaacatgtatttgtatttaaacTCAGAAGAAAAGCATTTGCAGTGGGATTATCGCAAGCACATTCTTTTGCGGGAGATCAAAGAACatttacctgat attcttTGTCTACAGGAGGTAAACTTGGAACATTACAAATCATTTTTCATACCAGAACTAGCAGAGTTAG GTTACAAAGGAGAGTTCCAGAAGAGGACAGGTAATGACAAGTTCGATGGCTGTGCaacattttacaatacaaatagGTTCAAAATGGTCAAATGTTGGCATTTGTGCTATCACAGACAGTACAGAATCCTAGACCGTGACAATGTTGCAGTGATATTGAAGCTGCAGCCAATCACTAAACAGAAACATTCACCTGAGATTTGTGTAGCCAACACCCATCTTCTCTTTAACCCAAGACGAGGAGACGTCAAGTTTGCACAGATGGTTCTCCTTCTGGCAGAGATTGACAAATTGACAAGCACATTAACTAGTGATGGTCAGACATCTCACATTCCTACCATTGCTTGTGGTGACTTTAACTTGGTGCCCAAAAGTGATTTGTACAAGTTCCTGGTTGAGGGGTACATCCACTTTGAGGGTCTTCTGGCAAATACTCTATCTGGTCAAAGAGGAGGTAGGCGAGGAAGGGACACATACCTGGATAGTAATTTCCTTCCTTCAGAATTGAATATATCGAAATACTGTACATACTCTAAAGACAGTCAGTTAGACTTATCACCTTCAAATCAAAAATCACAGGATTGCTCTCagaatgaaatgttttcatgtTCTTCACAATTGGTTCCTTCCTCTATGCAAAGATCAACATCAGAGATGGGACAGGGTAGTGGGTGTCTGTGGCACAATCTTAAGCTTGTATCTAGTTACAAACACAGGATTGAGCGACTAGGCAAGTCTGCCCAGGAGGTGACAACATACCATGGACATGACAGTGCCATTGTGGATTACATCTTCTACAACATCACTGACAGAGATGCTAAGAAAGGAAAACTTGCATTATTGGGACGCTGGGGACTCTTATCAGAAAAAGAACTGTGTCAGATTGGGACTTTTCCCTGTAAAAACCATCCCTCTGACCATCTCCCTCTCATCAGCAGATTTCTGCTAGAATGA
- the LOC117324459 gene encoding protein angel homolog 2-like isoform X1, which yields MLSKLTKTHLLVRLPRLFLNGSCIMDVIKDPNGPRLDDTSTTKSQKRRYSSGSSSSTSQQACTSEVIKDQMRHDDPAIIDLTFDDQTIIDLTVTSSNLETNTPNLKHRDLEKSAVKQDNSMGPLFSRLKESKHFQRESPSGFPEQLERFSEHENRTSQCSLNPPSKKHKTDEQNIIPELAKENDVEARPYKSQRKWEWTSIGRQCLFENRRCSGTDFTVMSYNVLAQNLLHDNMYLYLNSEEKHLQWDYRKHILLREIKEHLPDILCLQEVNLEHYKSFFIPELAELGYKGEFQKRTGNDKFDGCATFYNTNRFKMVKCWHLCYHRQYRILDRDNVAVILKLQPITKQKHSPEICVANTHLLFNPRRGDVKFAQMVLLLAEIDKLTSTLTSDGQTSHIPTIACGDFNLVPKSDLYKFLVEGYIHFEGLLANTLSGQRGGRRGRDTYLDSNFLPSELNISKYCTYSKDSQLDLSPSNQKSQDCSQNEMFSCSSQLVPSSMQRSTSEMGQGSGCLWHNLKLVSSYKHRIERLGKSAQEVTTYHGHDSAIVDYIFYNITDRDAKKGKLALLGRWGLLSEKELCQIGTFPCKNHPSDHLPLISRFLLE from the exons ATGCtttcaaaattaactaaaaCACATCTTCTTGTTAGGTTGCCAAGGTTATTCCTAAATGGAAGCTGTATTATGGATGTGATAAAAGATCCCAATGGACCGAGATTAGATGACACTTCAACTACAAAGTCTCAAAAAAGGAGGTACAGCAGTGGAAGCAGTTCCTCTACTTCACAACAGGCATGTACGTCAGAAGTGATCAAGGATCAGATGAGACATGACGACCCAGCGATAATCGACTTAACTTTTGATGACCAAACCATCATTGATTTAACGGTTACTAGTAGTAACTTGGAAACAAACACTCCAAACTTAAAACACAGAGATCTAGAAAAATCTGCAGTGAAACAGGACAATTCAATGGGGCCACTGTTCTCAAGACTGAAGGAAAGCAAACATTTCCAAAGAGAGTCTCCTTCAGGTTTCCCAGAACAGTTGGAAAGATTCAGTGAGCATGAAAACAGAACAAGCCAATGCTCACTAAACCCTCCATCTAAGAAGCACAAAACAGATGAACAAAACATAATCCCAG AATTAGCCAAGGAAAATGATGTTGAAGCTCGTCCATACAAGTCACAACGGAAATGGGAGTGGACATCCATCGGGAGGCAGTGTTTATTTGAAAATCGTCGCTGCAGTGGCACAGACTTTACTGTCATGTCCTATAATGTTTTGGCCCAGAACTTGCTCCATGacaacatgtatttgtatttaaacTCAGAAGAAAAGCATTTGCAGTGGGATTATCGCAAGCACATTCTTTTGCGGGAGATCAAAGAACatttacctgat attcttTGTCTACAGGAGGTAAACTTGGAACATTACAAATCATTTTTCATACCAGAACTAGCAGAGTTAG GTTACAAAGGAGAGTTCCAGAAGAGGACAGGTAATGACAAGTTCGATGGCTGTGCaacattttacaatacaaatagGTTCAAAATGGTCAAATGTTGGCATTTGTGCTATCACAGACAGTACAGAATCCTAGACCGTGACAATGTTGCAGTGATATTGAAGCTGCAGCCAATCACTAAACAGAAACATTCACCTGAGATTTGTGTAGCCAACACCCATCTTCTCTTTAACCCAAGACGAGGAGACGTCAAGTTTGCACAGATGGTTCTCCTTCTGGCAGAGATTGACAAATTGACAAGCACATTAACTAGTGATGGTCAGACATCTCACATTCCTACCATTGCTTGTGGTGACTTTAACTTGGTGCCCAAAAGTGATTTGTACAAGTTCCTGGTTGAGGGGTACATCCACTTTGAGGGTCTTCTGGCAAATACTCTATCTGGTCAAAGAGGAGGTAGGCGAGGAAGGGACACATACCTGGATAGTAATTTCCTTCCTTCAGAATTGAATATATCGAAATACTGTACATACTCTAAAGACAGTCAGTTAGACTTATCACCTTCAAATCAAAAATCACAGGATTGCTCTCagaatgaaatgttttcatgtTCTTCACAATTGGTTCCTTCCTCTATGCAAAGATCAACATCAGAGATGGGACAGGGTAGTGGGTGTCTGTGGCACAATCTTAAGCTTGTATCTAGTTACAAACACAGGATTGAGCGACTAGGCAAGTCTGCCCAGGAGGTGACAACATACCATGGACATGACAGTGCCATTGTGGATTACATCTTCTACAACATCACTGACAGAGATGCTAAGAAAGGAAAACTTGCATTATTGGGACGCTGGGGACTCTTATCAGAAAAAGAACTGTGTCAGATTGGGACTTTTCCCTGTAAAAACCATCCCTCTGACCATCTCCCTCTCATCAGCAGATTTCTGCTAGAATGA
- the LOC117324460 gene encoding uncharacterized protein LOC117324460 produces MERSDYRNLFVLKKGACTPSSEQPTSVSTTCPRHCDTEKLKRGQLFFQRNISNCVFAMLCSLVCGLSIPNLLDPLVFTKVSDTPKKSLYRYIQTLVHVIRWHLSDLWKADSPAKISIDQVRKMHNAVAEAMAKQQSDGKVYLSQYDMSLVQCGFVGAIVLHPHSFAIQHTVNDLDDFVYLWGFIGSRLGITDQNNICLRDYHETFAICKQIEDSVLLPALKNPPKDFDLMAKAFTNGLNRLHKVSLYTPEAVINFVLDIMGQSRKHQSITNEIRILIFKFLIRLKLYLPGFQFLINKLVMLFYTSVTRNEKKQR; encoded by the coding sequence ATGGAAAGAAGTGATTACAGGAACTTGTTTGTTCTGAAGAAAGGAGCATGCACACCCTCTAGTGAACAGCCTACTAGTGTGTCCACTACCTGTCCAAGACATTGTGACACAGAAAAATTAAAGAGGGGACAGTTGTTCTTCCAGAGAAATATCTCCAACTGTGTATTTGCGATGTTATGCTCTCTAGTGTGTGGTTTGAGTATCCCCAATCTACTTGATCCGTTGGTGTTCACAAAAGTATCTGATACCCCCAAGAAGTCTCTTTATCGCTATATACAGACCCTTGTGCATGTTATAAGGTGGCATTTGAGTGATCTGTGGAAAGCAGATTCGCCTGCTAAAATATCTATTGATCAGGTTAGAAAAATGCATAATGCAGTAGCTGAGGCCATGGCAAAACAACAATCAGATGGGAAGGTGTACTTGTCCCAATATGACATGTCTTTAGTACAGTGTGGATTTGTTGGAGCTATTGTTTTACATCCACACAGTTTTGCCATTCAACACACTGTTAATGATTTAGatgattttgtttatctctGGGGATTCATTGGAAGTCGTCTTGGAATAACAGATCAGAACAATATCTGTCTACGGGACTACCACGAAACATTTGCTATCTGCAAACAAATTGAAGACAGTGTTCTATTACCAGCATTAAAAAATCCACCGAAAGATTTTGATTTGATGGCAAAGGCTTTTACAAATGGTTTGAATAGATTACACAAAGTGAGTTTATACACACCAGAAGCTGTGATCAACTTTGTACTGGATATAATGGGTCAGAGTAGGAAGCACCAATCCATCACAAATGAGATAAGGATTTTGATTTTCAAGTTCTTGATTAGATTAAAATTGTACTTACCAGGATTTcaatttttaattaataaacTTGTTATGCTCTTTTATACTTCGGTGACCAGAAATGAAAAGAAACAGCGGTAA